One genomic region from Candidatus Borkfalkia ceftriaxoniphila encodes:
- a CDS encoding helix-turn-helix domain-containing protein: MRGVRKKMTASELRYLAAINDLDDQGKGARMAAMSQKLNVSKVSVYRAIERLIASGYVGQNGKRVLLTDKGRKEVTDYLSVVEFIGEKLIKYCNTPKELAFDEAIGAACSLGGESRSGVLAYVKSKTAE; this comes from the coding sequence ATGCGAGGAGTAAGAAAAAAGATGACGGCATCCGAATTAAGATATTTAGCGGCGATAAACGATTTGGACGATCAAGGAAAAGGAGCGAGGATGGCGGCTATGTCACAAAAACTCAACGTATCCAAAGTAAGCGTATATAGGGCGATAGAAAGACTGATCGCAAGCGGATATGTCGGGCAGAACGGCAAACGGGTTTTACTTACCGATAAGGGAAGAAAGGAAGTTACCGATTATTTGTCGGTGGTTGAATTTATAGGCGAGAAGTTAATAAAGTACTGCAATACGCCGAAAGAATTAGCGTTCGACGAAGCAATAGGCGCGGCTTGTTCGCTCGGCGGCGAGAGCAGAAGCGGAGTATTGGCGTATGTAAAATCGAAAACGGCGGAGTGA
- a CDS encoding DEAD/DEAH box helicase has translation MNFNELKLDGRILKAVKAAGYETPSPIQEKAIPPALDGRDVLGCAQTGTGKTAAFALPILNNLNGKPQNRIRALVLTPTRELALQIEESFQTYGKYLPYRCGVVMGGVSQQKQIELLKRGVDVLVATPGRLLDLHAQGLADLSGLEFFVLDEADRMLDMGFIHDVKKVIALLPRRRQTMFFTATLPPEIVKLAKSLLVNPVDVAVTPVSSTVELTEQLVYFTDKASKIDLLVSLLQNGAIAGSTLVFTRTKYGADKLCRKLKAAKIEALAIHGDKSQGARQNALDSFKRGKIRVLVATDIAARGIDIEDLPSVVNFELPNIPETYVHRIGRTGRAGKRGTAVSLCDFDEKEYLADIEKLIGKKLKVVEENEFPMTVFVNSPPKVPQPRPSRRGQAQQR, from the coding sequence TTGAATTTTAACGAACTGAAACTCGACGGCAGGATCTTGAAAGCCGTCAAAGCGGCGGGGTACGAAACGCCTTCGCCCATACAGGAAAAGGCGATACCGCCCGCGCTCGACGGCCGCGACGTATTGGGCTGCGCCCAGACGGGGACGGGAAAGACGGCGGCGTTCGCTTTGCCCATTCTCAATAACTTAAACGGGAAACCGCAAAACCGTATCCGCGCGCTCGTTCTCACGCCCACGCGCGAACTGGCATTGCAGATCGAGGAGTCTTTTCAGACTTACGGAAAATATCTGCCGTACCGCTGCGGCGTGGTGATGGGCGGCGTTTCCCAGCAAAAACAGATAGAACTTTTGAAAAGGGGCGTAGACGTGCTCGTCGCCACCCCCGGGCGGCTTCTGGATCTGCATGCGCAGGGGCTCGCCGACTTAAGCGGACTGGAATTTTTCGTGCTCGACGAGGCGGACAGAATGCTGGATATGGGCTTTATTCACGACGTGAAAAAAGTGATCGCGCTTCTCCCGCGCCGTCGTCAGACCATGTTTTTTACCGCCACGCTGCCGCCCGAAATCGTAAAACTTGCAAAATCGTTGCTCGTCAATCCCGTCGATGTGGCAGTCACGCCCGTTTCTTCCACGGTGGAACTGACGGAACAACTGGTCTATTTTACAGATAAGGCGAGCAAGATAGATCTTCTCGTTTCTCTTCTGCAAAACGGCGCGATCGCGGGCTCCACGCTCGTCTTTACGCGCACGAAATACGGTGCGGACAAACTATGCCGCAAACTCAAAGCCGCAAAGATCGAGGCGCTCGCCATTCACGGCGACAAATCGCAGGGCGCGCGGCAGAACGCGCTCGACAGTTTCAAAAGGGGAAAGATCCGCGTGCTCGTCGCCACCGATATCGCGGCGCGAGGCATCGACATCGAGGATCTGCCCTCCGTCGTCAATTTCGAACTTCCGAACATTCCCGAGACCTACGTGCACAGGATCGGCCGTACGGGGCGCGCGGGTAAGCGCGGCACCGCGGTGTCGCTTTGCGATTTCGACGAGAAGGAATACCTTGCCGATATCGAAAAACTCATCGGCAAAAAATTGAAAGTCGTCGAAGAAAACGAATTTCCCATGACCGTATTCGTCAACTCGCCGCCGAAAGTACCGCAGCCGCGGCCTTCCCGCCGCGGACAGGCGCAGCAAAGGTAA
- a CDS encoding metal-dependent transcriptional regulator: MIKYRESEEMYLETILILKQKSANVHAINVADELGYSRPSVSRGVNLLVKKGYIVVGQGGELQFTAAGKAKAENIYDRHCVITKLLEKIGVEKELAEENACRIEHVISPELFEAIKKFVKNG, from the coding sequence ATGATTAAATATCGAGAATCGGAAGAAATGTATCTCGAAACGATACTGATATTAAAACAAAAAAGCGCGAACGTCCACGCGATAAATGTCGCCGACGAACTTGGATATTCCCGTCCGTCCGTTTCGCGCGGCGTAAATCTGCTTGTCAAGAAAGGGTATATTGTTGTAGGACAAGGCGGCGAACTGCAATTTACCGCAGCGGGAAAAGCGAAAGCGGAGAATATCTACGACCGTCATTGCGTGATTACGAAATTGCTCGAAAAGATCGGCGTCGAAAAGGAACTCGCGGAAGAAAACGCGTGCCGTATAGAACACGTCATATCTCCCGAATTGTTTGAAGCGATCAAAAAATTCGTTAAAAATGGTTAG
- a CDS encoding ABC transporter ATP-binding protein yields the protein MYAIKAIEFKKVNFSYEGFDDKVLSDVDFYACYGEVALLSGLSGEGKSTLISIATSIIPNIVKGKITGEVLIDGYPIEGQKLAAVCRKVGVVLQNADNQIIHKIVEDEIAFGCENFALAQEKIGAQIDRVCTIMEIDKTLPTRTLSGGQKQRLITASAFASGQKILLLDEPLANLDVESAKLLMDTLRRLAGAGYAVVVAEHRLDMVLPFVDSVWNICAGNVTKIENKQEYLLSQTVKIEDNAAEHERGREIFKLDHVAFSVKKKEILKDIDLNIYEDERLLLLGENGCGKTTLLRLIARLYKPTKGYIEQSLDPKFGKSRASKKWFNSIGVVYQNPNYQLFMPTVEKEISFNAVNKEYADEMIALFNLEHLRKRHPQSLSEGQKRRVSIAAVAAGDPKVLLLDEPTVGQDYKGLCELVKILDELHDRSGNTMITITHDMRCAEALCDRAVLIADGVIKKQGGKELAYEYFFDRNIYNIE from the coding sequence ATGTATGCTATAAAAGCAATCGAATTTAAGAAAGTCAATTTTTCGTATGAAGGTTTTGACGATAAAGTTTTATCGGACGTGGACTTTTACGCCTGTTACGGCGAAGTCGCGTTACTTTCCGGTTTGTCTGGCGAAGGGAAAAGCACGCTCATATCGATTGCAACGAGTATTATTCCCAATATCGTCAAGGGCAAAATCACAGGCGAAGTTCTGATCGACGGCTATCCGATAGAAGGACAGAAATTAGCGGCTGTCTGCCGTAAAGTAGGTGTGGTATTGCAGAACGCCGATAATCAGATCATCCATAAAATCGTAGAGGACGAAATCGCGTTCGGGTGTGAAAACTTCGCTCTTGCGCAGGAAAAAATAGGCGCGCAGATAGACAGGGTTTGCACGATCATGGAAATAGATAAAACCTTGCCCACGCGCACGTTGTCGGGCGGACAGAAACAGCGGCTGATCACGGCTTCCGCATTTGCGTCCGGCCAGAAAATCCTTTTACTCGACGAGCCGCTTGCAAATCTCGACGTTGAGAGCGCAAAACTTTTAATGGATACATTGCGCAGGCTTGCGGGCGCGGGGTATGCCGTTGTGGTGGCGGAACACAGGCTCGATATGGTGTTGCCGTTTGTCGATTCCGTATGGAATATCTGCGCGGGCAATGTTACGAAAATAGAGAATAAACAGGAATATCTGCTTTCGCAGACGGTAAAAATCGAAGATAACGCGGCTGAACACGAAAGAGGGCGCGAGATTTTCAAACTCGATCACGTCGCGTTTTCGGTAAAGAAAAAAGAAATACTCAAAGACATAGACTTGAATATTTACGAGGACGAAAGATTGTTGCTTCTCGGCGAGAACGGTTGCGGAAAAACTACGCTTTTGCGGCTTATCGCAAGGCTGTATAAACCGACCAAAGGATACATAGAACAATCGCTCGATCCCAAATTCGGCAAAAGCAGGGCAAGCAAGAAATGGTTTAACAGTATAGGCGTGGTCTATCAAAACCCAAACTATCAACTGTTTATGCCGACAGTAGAAAAAGAAATCTCGTTTAACGCCGTAAATAAAGAGTATGCGGACGAAATGATTGCTCTGTTTAACCTGGAGCACTTAAGAAAACGGCATCCGCAATCGCTTTCCGAAGGGCAGAAACGCAGAGTTTCGATAGCGGCGGTTGCGGCGGGCGATCCGAAAGTTCTTTTGTTGGACGAACCGACAGTAGGACAGGACTATAAAGGCTTATGCGAACTCGTAAAGATCTTGGACGAATTGCACGACAGGAGCGGCAATACAATGATCACGATTACCCACGATATGCGGTGCGCGGAAGCTTTGTGCGACAGGGCGGTACTCATTGCGGACGGCGTTATTAAAAAACAGGGCGGCAAAGAACTCGCATACGAATACTTTTTTGATAGAAACATATATAATATCGAATAA
- a CDS encoding methylated-DNA--[protein]-cysteine S-methyltransferase, with amino-acid sequence MQYTHKYSSPLGAITTASDGQNLTGLWFDGQKYFGRTLEKEHEEKFLSVFECTDAWLDMYFSGKKPDFTPPLSLSGSPFRQRVWEILLAIPYGKTTTYGAIAAQIAAETGLSHMSAQAVGGAVGHNPISVIVPCHRVLGSDGSLTGYAGGTDKKIRLLQLEGVRI; translated from the coding sequence ATGCAGTACACACATAAGTATTCGTCGCCCCTGGGCGCGATCACGACGGCAAGCGACGGGCAAAATCTCACGGGGCTCTGGTTCGACGGACAAAAGTATTTCGGCCGCACGCTGGAAAAAGAACACGAAGAAAAATTTTTGTCCGTATTCGAATGTACGGACGCATGGCTTGATATGTATTTTTCGGGAAAAAAACCCGATTTTACGCCGCCCCTCTCTCTTTCGGGTTCCCCCTTCCGTCAAAGGGTTTGGGAAATTTTGCTTGCGATCCCCTACGGGAAAACGACGACCTACGGCGCGATCGCCGCGCAGATCGCCGCGGAAACGGGACTTTCGCATATGTCCGCACAAGCGGTAGGCGGCGCCGTGGGGCACAATCCGATATCCGTCATCGTACCCTGCCACCGCGTGCTCGGCAGCGACGGAAGCCTGACGGGATACGCAGGCGGGACCGATAAAAAAATACGCCTTCTGCAATTGGAAGGCGTTCGGATTTAA
- a CDS encoding energy-coupling factor transporter transmembrane component T — translation MAFFKYKSNLYPLFAIASALLIMIFGLIMAKTVACSYFLIGAFVWLLLFGCCRQAIKTLPLFVIIGGAFALIAYYSSGQNPGSALAMANRFGAVFLALVPGMSIQAVAMTRNLSQLHMPRGITLGMLITMSFIPVLRGEIKRVREAMKTRGAGSILNPKIFYRAFLIPLVTRLVDISDTLALSIETRGFTLGKCKYTVYKKEVVNVFDVLYLLGLIAGVVLVCML, via the coding sequence ATGGCGTTTTTTAAATACAAAAGCAATTTATATCCGTTATTCGCGATAGCGTCCGCGCTTCTCATTATGATATTCGGACTCATTATGGCGAAAACAGTTGCGTGTTCGTATTTTCTGATCGGCGCATTCGTATGGCTGCTATTATTCGGATGCTGCAGGCAGGCGATAAAAACATTGCCGTTGTTTGTGATCATCGGCGGCGCGTTCGCGTTGATCGCGTATTATTCGTCGGGGCAAAATCCCGGTTCCGCGCTTGCGATGGCTAACCGTTTCGGCGCGGTGTTTCTTGCTCTCGTTCCGGGAATGAGTATTCAGGCGGTGGCAATGACGAGGAATTTGTCGCAGTTACATATGCCGCGCGGCATAACGCTCGGTATGCTCATAACGATGTCGTTCATTCCAGTGCTTCGCGGCGAGATAAAGCGCGTGCGCGAAGCAATGAAAACGAGGGGCGCGGGCAGTATCTTAAATCCGAAAATCTTTTACCGCGCGTTCCTCATTCCGCTTGTAACGAGGCTCGTCGATATATCCGATACGCTTGCGCTTTCGATAGAAACGCGCGGCTTTACGCTCGGCAAGTGCAAATATACCGTTTATAAGAAAGAAGTTGTCAACGTGTTCGATGTTCTGTATCTGCTCGGACTGATCGCGGGGGTGGTGCTTGTATGTATGCTATAA
- a CDS encoding YitT family protein, with protein sequence MIDRQKIIKGVVRYVAITIGCLCLAAGIALFLNPNNISTGGISGIAIILNKFIPVSTGLLILILNIPLLIIGLIVFGKDFLFSTVYATVVLSLATDLITFLGTKFGIVPLTNDLFLAAIFGGILSALGIGTVFRFKGTTGGLDIVVMLIHKKYRYLGVGSIFLIADFLIAGITAIVFKNLEFGLYACVSVIVYSVLMDRIVYGGNGAKFIYIVSDNPEKITARILSELEIGVTYVEGVGAYTSKNKQIIMCVVKKHLYPNLRDIVRDEDPEAFMIVSAAQDVYGLGYRSHHEEL encoded by the coding sequence ATGATCGACAGACAGAAAATTATCAAAGGCGTCGTGCGTTACGTCGCCATCACGATCGGATGCCTATGCCTGGCGGCGGGCATCGCACTCTTTCTCAACCCGAACAACATTTCCACGGGCGGCATTTCGGGTATCGCCATCATCCTCAATAAATTTATTCCCGTGAGCACGGGTCTTCTGATTTTGATCCTGAATATTCCGCTTTTGATCATCGGTCTCATCGTGTTCGGAAAAGATTTTCTGTTTTCTACGGTCTACGCGACCGTCGTCTTATCACTCGCGACCGATCTGATCACCTTTCTCGGCACGAAGTTCGGCATCGTGCCCCTCACAAACGATCTGTTTTTGGCAGCGATCTTCGGCGGCATTCTGTCCGCGCTCGGCATCGGAACCGTGTTCCGTTTCAAGGGCACGACGGGCGGACTGGATATCGTCGTCATGCTCATTCATAAAAAATATCGCTATCTGGGCGTCGGTTCGATCTTCCTCATCGCGGATTTTCTCATCGCGGGCATTACCGCCATCGTATTCAAGAACCTTGAATTCGGCCTGTACGCCTGCGTCAGCGTCATCGTGTACAGCGTATTGATGGATCGCATCGTCTACGGCGGCAACGGCGCAAAGTTTATCTATATCGTCAGCGACAATCCCGAAAAGATCACTGCGCGCATTTTATCCGAATTGGAGATAGGCGTGACCTACGTCGAAGGAGTGGGCGCCTATACGAGCAAGAACAAACAGATCATCATGTGCGTCGTCAAAAAGCATCTCTACCCTAACCTGCGCGACATCGTGCGCGACGAAGATCCCGAAGCCTTTATGATCGTGAGCGCCGCGCAGGACGTTTACGGTTTGGGATATCGCAGTCATCACGAAGAACTGTAA
- a CDS encoding ABC transporter ATP-binding protein/permease, which translates to MKNAGFGEKEMIDKELFKLIGKNKKYIFIAVLLQVIGLIANVGITASICWAIYLAFTRSESVMYSYPAICALIGIIVRYIMTRLTGDMKDVLGRKVKKDLRERTYNKIVKLGVRSTDRMSMAGLTQVSMEGVEQLDLYYSSYLPQFFFAMLAPVILFLICVWIDWRTALVLLVCVPLIPVSIVAVSKYAKKIFAKYWGKYTSMGDKFLDSVQGLKELKIFKADAKQHEKMNESAEEFRKITMKVLVMQLASTTIMDLVAYGGAGAGIALAICGTAFWGLAPVYALFLCLVAVEFFLPLRAFGSAFHVAMNGVSAGKKIISLLNTPDPVWGTQEVNSTSIELNGVTFSYDGTRDVLKNVSMTFPEKGMTAIVGESGCGKSTVVNMLVGAFRPKSGNITIGGVPLENLSRESYYSRLASVSYNTYIFNQTVRENFLLAKKSATDDEIYAALRSVNLAEFIRENGGLDKVITEDANNISGGQKQRLALAVNLVADKDIYIFDEATSNIDVESEAIIMRNIKALSDDKNVIVISHRLANVMPADNIYFMENGEIKESGEHTALIRDKHGYEKLFNAQKQLEEGYAL; encoded by the coding sequence ATGAAAAATGCGGGTTTTGGGGAGAAAGAAATGATAGACAAGGAATTATTCAAACTCATAGGTAAGAATAAAAAATACATATTCATTGCCGTTTTGCTGCAGGTTATAGGTTTGATCGCCAACGTAGGAATTACGGCAAGCATCTGTTGGGCGATATATCTTGCATTTACGAGATCCGAGTCCGTTATGTATTCGTATCCGGCAATTTGTGCATTGATAGGAATTATCGTCCGTTATATAATGACAAGGTTGACGGGAGATATGAAAGACGTTCTCGGGCGTAAAGTCAAAAAGGATTTGCGCGAACGTACTTACAATAAGATAGTAAAACTCGGCGTTCGTTCTACGGACAGAATGAGTATGGCAGGACTGACGCAAGTGAGTATGGAGGGCGTGGAGCAACTCGATTTGTACTATTCGAGTTACTTGCCGCAATTCTTTTTCGCTATGCTTGCGCCCGTTATTTTGTTTCTGATTTGTGTGTGGATAGATTGGCGAACCGCTCTTGTTCTCTTGGTTTGCGTTCCGCTCATTCCCGTTTCGATCGTAGCCGTAAGCAAATACGCCAAAAAAATATTTGCAAAGTATTGGGGCAAGTACACGTCGATGGGCGACAAGTTTCTTGACAGCGTGCAGGGCTTAAAGGAATTAAAGATATTCAAAGCGGACGCGAAGCAGCACGAGAAGATGAACGAGAGCGCGGAGGAGTTTCGCAAAATCACGATGAAAGTTCTCGTAATGCAACTTGCCAGTACAACCATAATGGACTTGGTCGCATACGGCGGTGCGGGTGCGGGAATCGCGCTTGCGATCTGCGGTACGGCGTTTTGGGGACTCGCCCCCGTTTACGCACTGTTCTTATGCCTTGTCGCGGTAGAGTTTTTTTTACCGCTTCGCGCGTTCGGTTCGGCGTTCCACGTTGCGATGAACGGAGTAAGTGCGGGCAAAAAAATCATATCGTTACTTAACACGCCCGATCCCGTATGGGGAACGCAAGAAGTGAACAGTACATCGATCGAACTCAATGGCGTTACGTTTTCATACGACGGCACGCGCGACGTGCTTAAAAACGTGTCTATGACATTCCCCGAAAAGGGAATGACCGCTATCGTCGGCGAGAGCGGTTGCGGAAAAAGTACGGTGGTCAATATGCTTGTCGGAGCGTTCAGACCGAAAAGCGGGAATATAACCATAGGCGGCGTTCCGCTCGAGAACCTGTCGCGCGAAAGTTACTATTCGCGCCTTGCATCGGTAAGTTATAACACCTATATATTTAATCAGACCGTGCGCGAAAATTTTTTACTTGCGAAAAAATCGGCAACCGACGATGAGATTTACGCCGCGCTCCGCTCGGTCAATCTTGCGGAGTTTATACGCGAGAACGGCGGACTCGATAAAGTTATTACGGAGGACGCAAACAATATATCGGGCGGACAAAAACAACGGCTTGCGCTTGCGGTCAATCTTGTCGCAGACAAAGATATCTATATTTTCGACGAAGCGACGAGCAATATCGACGTGGAAAGCGAAGCAATCATTATGCGGAACATAAAAGCGTTGTCGGATGATAAGAACGTTATCGTTATATCCCACCGTCTTGCAAACGTCATGCCTGCCGATAATATTTACTTTATGGAAAACGGCGAAATTAAAGAGAGCGGGGAACATACCGCGCTTATCAGAGATAAGCATGGTTATGAGAAACTGTTTAACGCACAGAAACAGTTGGAGGAGGGCTACGCATTATGA
- a CDS encoding amino acid ABC transporter ATP-binding/permease protein → MKGRKQKLRRSGAKIMASLILLLGSLAYIMILAVINGSIGFICAMGVTVFGAVGVAKALGETIALSYGWIIGLAVGCGLLRGLLRYFEQYSNHFIAFKLLAVLRDKIFGALRTLCPAKLESKQKGSIIAMITSDIETIEVFYAHTISPICIAILVSTAVFLFVGFVLSWYLAFLAVAGYLMIGIAVPIISSGRLKESGVKYRAEFASFNAYFLDSVKGIKDIVLNNAGKEREQEVNRRSELLLKETKKMKHNSTRASAATELTVSLFIIATLIAGIVLVRFDMLTIGKMIIAVVAVFGSFGPVIAISALPGNLTQTFASGDRILNLLAEEPAVTEVKNGENIEYEKLNVTGLSFSYDGQTQVLKDIKMHAEKGEIIGIVGESGCGKSTFLKLLLRFWQKEKGEIAYNGIDIDRIDSDNLLDNVTMVSQTTYLFDETIEENLRIAKPDASREELESACRLASIHDFIMTLPNGYKTQVGALGDNLSAGEKQRIGLARAFLKGSDLILLDEPTSNVDSINEGIILKALKEQKSKKSIILVSHRESTMAIADRIYRADNGQMQEVKV, encoded by the coding sequence ATGAAAGGGCGGAAGCAAAAGTTACGCAGAAGCGGCGCGAAAATAATGGCAAGCCTGATACTCTTGCTCGGAAGCCTTGCGTATATAATGATTTTGGCAGTCATAAACGGCAGTATCGGATTTATCTGCGCTATGGGCGTTACGGTGTTCGGCGCGGTAGGCGTGGCGAAAGCGCTCGGAGAAACGATTGCGCTGTCATACGGTTGGATAATAGGACTTGCCGTAGGTTGCGGACTGTTGCGCGGACTGTTGCGGTACTTTGAGCAGTACAGCAATCATTTTATCGCGTTCAAACTGCTGGCGGTTTTGCGTGATAAAATATTCGGCGCATTGCGCACGCTGTGTCCCGCGAAACTCGAAAGCAAACAGAAGGGCAGTATCATAGCGATGATAACGTCTGACATCGAAACTATCGAAGTGTTTTACGCGCATACGATATCGCCCATTTGTATAGCGATACTTGTTTCAACGGCGGTTTTCCTGTTCGTCGGTTTCGTTTTATCGTGGTATCTCGCGTTCCTGGCGGTTGCAGGTTACTTAATGATAGGGATTGCCGTTCCGATAATTTCTTCGGGCAGACTGAAAGAGAGCGGCGTAAAATACCGTGCGGAGTTCGCTTCGTTCAATGCTTACTTCCTTGACAGTGTCAAAGGTATTAAAGACATCGTGCTGAATAACGCAGGCAAGGAGCGCGAACAAGAGGTAAACCGCCGTAGCGAACTATTGCTGAAAGAAACAAAAAAGATGAAGCATAACAGCACGCGTGCATCGGCGGCAACCGAACTTACGGTATCGCTGTTTATTATTGCAACGCTTATCGCGGGTATCGTTCTCGTTCGGTTCGATATGCTGACGATAGGGAAAATGATTATCGCCGTGGTTGCGGTGTTCGGCAGTTTCGGCCCCGTCATCGCAATATCGGCGTTGCCCGGAAATCTTACCCAAACTTTTGCAAGCGGCGACAGAATATTGAATTTGCTTGCCGAAGAACCTGCCGTAACGGAAGTCAAAAACGGTGAAAATATCGAATACGAAAAATTGAACGTAACCGGCTTGTCGTTCTCTTACGACGGGCAAACGCAAGTATTGAAAGATATTAAAATGCACGCCGAAAAGGGCGAGATTATCGGGATCGTAGGCGAGAGCGGATGCGGAAAATCTACGTTCTTAAAATTGCTTTTGAGATTTTGGCAAAAGGAAAAAGGCGAGATCGCGTATAACGGGATCGACATTGACCGTATCGACTCGGATAACCTTTTAGACAACGTAACAATGGTAAGTCAGACGACCTATTTATTCGACGAAACGATAGAAGAAAACTTACGGATTGCAAAGCCTGACGCAAGCCGGGAAGAACTCGAATCGGCTTGCCGTCTGGCATCAATACACGACTTTATTATGACGTTGCCAAACGGCTACAAAACGCAAGTAGGTGCGCTCGGCGATAATCTTTCGGCGGGCGAAAAACAGCGCATAGGGCTTGCGAGAGCGTTTCTGAAAGGAAGCGATCTGATACTTTTGGACGAACCGACGAGCAACGTGGACAGCATCAACGAGGGTATTATTTTAAAAGCGCTCAAAGAGCAAAAGAGTAAAAAAAGCATTATACTCGTTTCTCACCGTGAAAGCACTATGGCGATTGCCGACAGGATTTACCGTGCCGATAACGGACAAATGCAAGAGGTAAAAGTATGA
- a CDS encoding nitrous oxide-stimulated promoter family protein, translating into MDKELKAMEKEKKLIPVMIKKYCKGKHKQERKAQGVKRDEVCAECRELNDYALFRLEKCPFKANKKFCSFCKIHCYKPDMREKIKAVMKYSGPRMLFSHPVFAFSHAAQMIKYKKQLKKESKSNV; encoded by the coding sequence ATGGATAAAGAACTGAAAGCGATGGAAAAAGAAAAAAAACTTATTCCCGTGATGATAAAGAAATATTGTAAAGGCAAGCATAAGCAAGAGCGTAAGGCGCAAGGCGTAAAACGCGATGAAGTTTGCGCCGAATGCAGAGAACTGAACGACTATGCGTTATTCCGATTGGAAAAGTGTCCGTTTAAGGCAAACAAAAAATTTTGCTCGTTTTGCAAGATACATTGTTATAAACCCGATATGCGCGAAAAAATAAAAGCGGTAATGAAATATTCGGGACCGCGTATGCTGTTTTCTCACCCCGTATTTGCTTTCTCTCACGCCGCGCAGATGATAAAGTACAAAAAGCAACTGAAAAAGGAGAGTAAAAGTAATGTTTGA